In a single window of the Zea mays cultivar B73 chromosome 5, Zm-B73-REFERENCE-NAM-5.0, whole genome shotgun sequence genome:
- the LOC100280299 gene encoding putative RING zinc finger domain superfamily protein: MQRRRGHTWAGVGKTAQAAAAHAALFCFTLLLALRVDGRTAYSWWIIFSPLWLFHGIVARGRFSMPAPSLPHGRHWAPCHSIVAAPLLIAFELLLCIYLESIRVRNHPSVDLKIVFLPLLAFEAIILIDNFRMCRALMPGDEESMSDEAIWETLPHFWVSISMVFLIAATTFTLLKLSGDVGALGWWDLFINYGIAECFAFLVCTRWFNPMIHKSPTHGEASSSSAIRYRDWESGLVLPSLEDHEQERLCGLPDIGGHVMKIPLVAFQVLLCMRLEGTPPSARNIPIFALFSPLFILQGAGAFFSLARLVEKVVLLLRNGPVSPNYLTVSSKVRDCFAFLHHGSRLLGWWSIDEGSKEEQARLFYTESTGYNTFCGYPPEVVRKMPKKDLAEEVWRLQAALGEQSEITKCTKQEYERLQNEKVLCRVCYEGEICMVLLPCRHRTLCKSCAEKCKKCPICRVPIEERMPVYDV, from the exons ATGCAGCGGCGGCGGGGCCACACGTGGGCAGGGGTGGGGAAGACGGcccaggcggcggcggcgcacgcCGCGCTCTTCTGCTTCACTCTCCTCCTCGCGCTCAGGGTCGACGGACGCACCGCATACTCCTGGTG GATAATATTCAGTCCACTATGGCTCTTTCATGGTATTGTTGCACGCGGAAGGTTTTCAATGCCTGCCCCTTCTTTGCCTCATGGCCGTCAT TGGGCACCATGTCATTCGATTGTTGCGGCGCCTTTACTAATTGCGTTCGAGCTGCTTCTTTGTATATATCTTGAAAGCATAAGAG TTAGAAATCATCCATCTGTTGATCTGAAGATTGTGTTCCTTCCCCTGTTGGCCTTTGAAGCAATAATCCTTATTGACAATTTTAG AATGTGTAGAGCTTTAATGCCTGGGGATGAAGAAAGCATGAGTGATGAAGCTATTTGGGAGACACTTCCT CATTTTTGGGTTTCAATTTCAATGGTGTTTCTTATAGCTGCTACAACATTCACCCTTCTCAAGCTGTCTG GTGATGTTGGTGCTTTGGGATGGTGGGATTTGTTTATAAATTATGG GATTGCAGAATGCTTTGCATTTCTTGTCTGTACAAGATGGTTTAATCCCATGATTCACAAGTCTCCCACTCATGGGGAGGCTAGCTCATCATCAGCGATTAGATACCGTGATTGGGAAAGTGGTCTTGTCCTCCCATCACTAGAAGATCATGAACAAGAGAGGCTTTGTGGTCTACCTGATATTGGGGGTCATGTAATGAAAATACCTCTTGTGGCTTTCCAAGTATTGCTTTGTATGCGGTTGGAG GGTACACCACCAAGTGCTCGCAACATTCCAATATTTGCTCTTTTCTCGCCACTATTTATTCTGCAAGGTGCTGGTGCCTTTTTCTCTCTAGCAAGATTAGTGGAGAAGGTTGTTCTGCTATTGCGCAATGGACCAGTTAGTCCTAATTACCTTACAGTCTCATCAAAAGTTCGtgattgctttgcttttcttcatCATGGTTCAAG GCTTCTTGGTTGGTGGTCTATTGATGAAGGgagcaaggaggaacaagcccgGTTGTTCTATACTGAATCTACTGG GTACAATACATTTTGTGGCTATCCACCAGAAGTGGTTAGGAAAATGCCTAAAAAGGACCTTGCAGAAGAG GTTTGGAGGCTGCAGGCAGCGTTGGGAGAACAATCTGAAATCACCAAGTGTACCAAACAGGAATATGAAAGGCTTCAAAAT GAGAAGGTTCTTTGTAGGGTTTGCTACGAGGGAGAGATATGCATGGTGCTTCTTCCCTGCCGGCACAGAACTTTATGCAA ATCTTGTGCTGAGAAATGCAAGAAGTGTCCTATCTGccgtgtcccaattgaagaacGCATGCCTGTATATGATGTTTAA